The sequence below is a genomic window from Streptomyces sp. NBC_00582.
TGCCGCAGACGTGGAGCTTGCCGTAGGTCTGTACGGGGGTCTTGGCCTTGGGGGCCGTCCCGGATCCCGCCGCGTGCGCCGGGCTCGCGGGGAGAAAGCCCACGGTGGCCGCGAGAGCCAGTGAGGTCCAGGCGACGCGGCGGGTGCGGGAATGCGTCGAGGGCATGTGTGCCTCCAGTTCCTAGGATGGGGACCAAAGGCAAATATGACGATAAGACAGCTCATGGGTGAGGGACCGTCACCGCGATTCGTCCGGGCCCCGGACAAGGTTCACCCGAGTGCGGACACGAGGCGCTCTTCCCGCTTCCCGCACCCCGAGAGGCCCCCCGGATCGCGACTCCTCGGCCTCTTCGCAGGGTGCCACTCCGGCGCATCCTTCCTTCGAGCGAGCGGTGCAGCAATCAGCCCAGCCGCAGGCGCAGGTCACACCCTCCGTGGCTAGTGGTTGGAGATGACCGGCCCCATTCAAGGAGCACACCTTTCAAGGAGCACACCTTGAGCCTGGATTCCTTTGACCTCGCACTGGAGACCGACCGCCCACAGCCCGCCCCGCGTATAACCCCCCGGTCCGCACAGCAAGCCGGCGGCGTGCTCCCCGCGCCCCCGGACGACGAGGAGAAGTACTCCTACGCGAGGCGTCACCTCTGGGTCCTCACCGGCGCCTCGCTCATCAGCATGGGCTGCCTCGTCTACAGCCAGTTCCGGCTGATCCAGTCGTCGCCCTGGCTGTTCGTCCTGCTGCCGTGCCTGGTCTTCAGCATCCTTTATTACGTCGCCTCGCTGCGGGTGAACGGCTTCACTCCCGACTTCGATCTGAAGGCCCACCGCGAACTGGTCGGAGCCTGGCGCCCCACGACGTATCCGACGGTCGCCGTCTTCCTTCCGGTGTGCGGAGAGCCCGTCGACGTCCTGGAGAACACCTGGACGCATGTACGCCGGCTCGCCGACCGCTATCCCGGCAGAGCCACCGCCTACGTACTGGACGACTCCGCCTCTCCCGAACTCGCCGCCATGGCGGAGGAGTTCGGTTTTGAATACGGAAGCAGGCCCAATCGGGGCTGGTTCAAGAAGGCGGGCAATCTGCATTACGGGCTCGGTATCTCCGACGAGGAGTACATCCTCATCCTGGACGCCGACTTCGCCCCGCGGGCGGATCTGCTGGAGGAACTCCTGCCGTACATGGAACGCGATCCGAAGACCGGGATCGTCCAGTCACCGCAGTACTTCCGCGTGGCCCGGCGTCAGACGTGGATCGAGCGCGGCGCGGGTTCCGTGCAGGAGTTGTTCTACCGGGCGATCCAGGTCTCCCGGCAGCGTCACGGCGGCGCGATCTGCGTGGGCAGTTGCGCGGTGTACCGGCGGGCGGCCCTGAAGGCCAACGGCGGTACGACGCTGATCGAGCACTCGGAGGACGTCCACACGGGCTTCGACCTCGGGCGCCTCGGCTGGGGACTGCGCTATGTGCCGATCCCCCTCGCCACCGGCAACTGCCCCGACAACGTCAGCGCGTTCTACCACCAGCAGTACCGCTGGTGCTCGGGATCCATGAGCCTGCTGGGCAGCGGGAAGTTCTGGAGCGCCAAGCTCCCGCTCTCCACGCGGCTCTGCTACTTCTCCGGCTTCCTCTACTACATCCACACCGCCGTCTTCACGTTCGTGGCGCCCCTGCTGCCGATCGTCCTGCTGGTGGTCATGCCGGAGAAACTCAAGGTCGACTACATGCTGCTGGTCCTGCCCAGCGTGGTCTACACCCTGCTGGTCTTCCCGCTGTGGCACCGGTGCCCCTACCGGATCGAGGCGTGGGCCGTACGGCTGCTCTACGGCTGGGCACATCTTTTCGCCATCTGGGACATCGCCCGGGGCAGGCGCCAGGCCTGGCGGCCCACGGGCTCGGCGGCCGCGGGCCGCAACACCAACCGGCGCCTCCACGTGGGCGTCCGGGTCTGGAACGGCGGCACGGCACTGCTGTGGGTGGGCGTCGCGGCCTATCGCATGGCCACGCTGTACCCGCCGGACTTCGCCCTGGTGACGGCCTCCGGCCTGTTCTACGCCGTGGTCGTGGGCCGTGTCCTCGTGCCGCACCGCAGCCCCCGAAAGGCGCCGGTCACCCGGGTCGCGCCCCGACGGCTGGAACCCGCGGAGAGCCACTGAGCACCGCGCTCGCCCCGAACGAGGTCCTCGCAGCCCGGCCGACGCGGCTGCGGGGGCCTCGTTCGCTTCGTAAGTAACGGGCAAGACTTGCCCTCGAACACTTGTGGGCATTTGGGGCGGCGCCCCATGATTGGCCGGATCCCGCCCGTACCGCGAGCACGCAGGAGCCTCAGGTGGCCGCTGGTCAGATACTTTCCGAGCCGGCCGGTGTGCCGGCGGCAGCCCTGGCCGAACGGAAGAAACTGCGCAAGCACTTCGGCCGCTTCGACATCCTCTTCTTCCTCCTGTGCACCATCGTCGGGGTGGACACCATCGGCACGGTGGCCTCCTCCGGCGCCGAGGCGTTCACCTGGCTCATCGTGCTGGCCGTCGTGTTCTTCGTGCCGTCCGCGCTGCTGATCGCCGAACTCGGGGCCGCGTTCCCCGACGAGGGCGGCCCCTACATCTGGACCAGCCGGGCCTTCGGCCGTCTCGCGGGAGCCGTCAACAACTTCCTGTACTGGATCACCAACCCGGTGTGGCTCGGCGGCACCCTCTCGGTGTCCGCCGTCACCGCCTTCACCACGTTCTTCAACGACGGCAGGGACCTGAGCACGCCCGCCTTCTACGTCTTCACCCTCGCGTTCGTCTGGGTGGGTGTGCTCGCCGCGATCCTCTCCTTCGACGTCGGCAAATGGATCCCCACCATCGGCGCCTGGAGCCGTTTCGTCCTCCTCGGCCTGTTCACCGTCACCGTCGTGATCTACGGCGTCCGGCACGGCCTGCACGGCTTCGGGCTCGGCGACTTCTCCCCGACGTACGCCGGATTCGTCGCCCTGGTGCCCGTCCTGATGTTCAACTACGTCGGCTTCGAGCTGCCGAACACCGCGGGCGACGAGATGACCGACGCCCAGCGGGACGTGCCCTTCGCCATCTTCCGCAGCGCGATCCTCGCCGTCCTGCTCTACGCGCTGCCGATCCTCGGCATCCTGCTCGTCCTGCCGGTCAAGGCCGTCACCGGCCTCGGCGGGTTCATCGACGCGATCCGCCAGGTCTTCACCGTCTACGGCGGCTCCGTCGCCGGCGACGGCACCGCCACGCTCAGCGGCGCCGGCAGCGTGCTCGGGGACCTCGCCGCGATCCTGTTCATCCTCACGGTGCTGTCCTCGGGCGTCACCTGGGTCATGGGCTCCGACCGCGCCCTCGCCGTCTCCGGATACGACGGCGCGGCACCCCGCTTCCTCGGCGTCATCTCCAGCCGCTTCGGCACCCCGGTCCGGGTCAACGTCCTCAGCGGACTCGTCTCCACCGTGGTCCTGGTCCTGGCCCACGAACTGACCGACGGCAGCGCCGCCAAGCTCTTCGGCGCCGTCCTCGGCCTCGCCGTCTCCACCACCCTCGTCAGCTATCTCGGCATCTTCCCCGCCCTCGCGGTCCTGCGCCGCAAGGCCCCGGACACCCCCCGCCCCTACCGGGCACCCCTCCCCCGCACGATCAGCACCGTGCTCACCCTCCTCGTCCTGTTCGCGAGCGTTCAGCTGATCGCCCCCGGCCTCGGCGACCACTGGTTCGGCGCCGACTACGCCCCGGACGGCTGGACCCACGCCGAACGCTGGAAGTACCTCCTCACCGAGGCCGTCCCGCTGGCCGGCTTCATGCTCCTCGGCGTGCTCTTCTGGGTCCTGGGCAGGCCGACCCGCACCGCGGCCGCCGCCGGGAAGTGACCCACGGCGGCGGTGACGTGCCCCTTCCCCGGGGTACTCGGCGACCTGGCCGGGCAGCACCCGGTGGTCGTCGACAGGCCGCGAGCGCCGGAGGGACACCATGAGCACGACAGCGCAGGGCCAGGAGCGGCGGAAGATCCTGGACGTCTACCTCAACGACCACCTGGCCGGCGCGACCGCCGGCGCCGAGCTGGCCCGGCGCATGGTCCAGGAGCACGGCGACTCGCCGTACGGGGACGACCTGCGACGGCTGGCCACGGAGATCGCCCAGGACCGACGGTCCCTGCTGGGGGTCCTGGCCGACCTCGGGATGCCGGTGAGGCACTACAAGGTGTACGGCGCGTGGCTGGGCGAGAAGGTCGCCCGGCTGAAGCCCAACGGACGCCTGGTGCGCCGCTCCGGCCTCACGGTGCTGGTCGAGCTGGAGGCCCTGCGGGTCGGGGTGCAGGGCAAGGCGATGGTGTGGCGCGCCCTGCAGCGCGCCGCCGCCCGCGAGCCCCGGCTGGAGCCCGAACGGCTGCGGGAGCTGCTGGAACGGGCCGAACAGCAGCTCAGGACCGTGGACGAACTGCACCACGAGGCGGCGACGGCCCTGCTGGCCACCCCCTCGGTGACGACCTCCGTGTGACGGCCGCAGTCCGCCCTGTGGGCCGGGGCCCCGCTCATCCACGGTGTGGATGGCCCGGATACGGGATTCGGATCACGCGGAGGATGGCGGCCCGGCCCGTCGAGCGCCCATAGTCGTCCCGACCGCACGCCGCTGTCGGGACCAGCCGCAGGTGTGCGGCCGTCCGCAGCATGCCGCGCGATCCCCGCACCTGTGACCGGCATGCCCGCTCCCGTACACCGTCCCTGGAGTCGCCATGCCCGGTTCCGCCCCGCCGCCGTCCCCCGTCGCGGTCGACGACGCCGCTCCCTCCCCCGTCGCCGTGTCGGGCCCGGCCCATCTGCTGCGGGTGACCCTGCTGATGGCGGGCAGTTGTCTGCCGATCCTGGGGGCGGTGCTGATCGCCCCTGTACTGCCGAAGATGCAGGACCACTTCGCCTCGGTCCCGGGGGCCGAGGCGCTGGTGCCGCTCGCGCTGACCGTCCCGGCGCTGTCACTGGCGCTGCTGGCCCCCTTCGCCGGGGTGCTCGTGGACCGGCTGGGCCGCAAACGGCTGCTGATCGTGGCGACGGTCCTGTACGCCGCGTTCGGCACGGCCCCGCTCTGGCTGCGGTCGCTGGGCGGCATCATCGCCAGCCGCGCCCTGGTCGGGGTCGCCGAGGCCGCCGTCATGACCTGCTGCACCACCCTGATCGGCGACTACTACAGCGGTCGGCGGCGGGTGAAGTACCTCGCGCTGCAGACCATGTGCGCCTCGGCGTCGGCCACCGTGTTCTTCGTGATCGGCGGGGCCGCCGGGTCGGCGGGCTGGCGGGTGCCGTTCTGGGTGTACGCCGTGAGCCTGGTCCTCGCTCCGCTGATGGCCTCGGCGCTGCCCGGCCCCACGACCGGTACCGAGGCGGCGAGGACGCGGGCGGAGACGCCCGGGCGCACCTTCCCCTGGCGCCGGCTGGCGGGCGTCTGCGCCCTGACCTTCTTCGGGGCGATGGTCTTCTACACCGTCCCGGTGGAGATGTCGTACCTGCTGGACGACCTCGGGGTGGAGAACTCCGGGGTGATCGGTCTGGCCACCGCGATCGCCAGTGCCGCCACCGTGGGCGGGGCGATCACCTTCGCCCGCCTGAAGCGCTCCCCCGACCCGCTGCTGCCGGCCGTGCTCGCCCTGTGCGCGGTCGGCTTCGGCGTGATGTTCCTCGCCGGGAACGCCCCGCTGCTGGTCGTCGGCGCGGTCGTCAACTGCGTGGGCACCGGCATGCTGCTGCCCGCCCTGCTCACCAGCGCGATGTCCCGTCTGTCCTTCGAGGACCGCGGCCGCGGCACCGGTCTGTGGATGGCGGCGTTCTTCGGCGGCGAGTTCGTCTGCCCGCTGGTGCTCCTGGCGGGTGAGGCGGCGGTGGGCAGTCTCGCGGCGGCGGTGGGCACGCTGGGCCTGGCGTCCGCCCTGGTCGCGGCGGCCCTGTGGGCCACCGCACGAAGCCGCGACCGAGCAGCCGGCCTGACGGCGATCCCCTAGGGGCGCGGGGCACCGCGCGAGAAACCACGGCGGACCCGCACCCGCGTGACGGCCCGTCGGGGCACGGCACGGCTCACGCCTCGATCAAGGTCGCCCCCACCTCGGCGCTCTTCCGGCGCAGCCAGATGTGCGCCGCGTCCTGCGCGTGCACCGGATGCCACCACAACGCCTCCTGCACCGGAACGGCCTCGAAGGGACACGGCAGCACCCGCACCGCGGCCGCCCGCACCGCCTTGCGGGCCAGCCGTTCCTGGATCATGGCGACCCGCCGGGTGCCCTCGACCATGTGGGGCAGCAGTTGGAAGGTCTGTACGGAGACCTCCACCCGGGGGCTGATGCCGAGCATGCTGAGCTGCCGGGCGACCGGTGCGTCGTAGGGCCGCTGGTAGACCGCCCAGGGCAGCCGGGCGAGGTGGTCGAGGGTGAGTGCGTGGCCGACCTCGGGGTTGTCGTCGGCCACCAGGCAGAGCCAGCGGTCCTGGTGGAGGTCGACGGCCGGGAAGCCGTCGATGACTCCGTGCGGCAGCAGCAGTCCGTCGACGGTGCTGAGCGCGGTCGCGGTGTTCTCCACGACCCCGGGCGCCGGGTGCTGGAAGGTGAACCGGATGCCGGGTGCCTCCTGGTGCACGGCCCGGGCGAGCGCGGCACCGAACACGGCCGCTCCGTAGTCCGAGGCGAGCAGGGTGAACTCCCGGCTCTCGGCGGCCGGTTCGAAGTCGGCCTGGCTGGAGAACACCCGCTCCAGCAGATCGCACGCGGTCGCGCTGCGGTCCCGCAGGGCGACCCCCAGCGGGGTCAGCTCATAGGCGTTGCCCGTACGGGCCAGCAATTCGTCGTCGAAGTGCCGCCGCAGACGCGCCAGCGCCGCGCTCATCGCGGGCTGGCTCAGGCCGATGCGCTCGCCGGCCCGTGTCACATTGCGCTCCTCCAGCAGGGCGCGCAGGGCGACTACGAGGTTGAGATCGAGTCGGGACAGGTTCACCGGGGGCACCACCTAGGGAACGACGAGCCATCCATGTCGTGGATGCGGCAGATCCACAGGATTGATTTCCGTGATTCTCCGATCACGGTCACAGTAGACCGCACCCCAGCAGGAGGAAATCTCGGCGTTCGCCGCGCGACGCCACGGCCCTACCCGAGAGGTATCCCGACATGCCCGAGAGAATCAAGCACTCCGTCCTGGTCATGGGCGGCGGCACCTCCGGAAGCGCCCTGACCGTGCTGTTGCGCCGGGCCGGTATCGCCGTCGACCTGGTCGAGGCGAGCCCGGACCGGAAGGCCTCCGCCGGCTCCGGCATCACCCTCCAGGGCAACGCCCTGCGCGTGCTGCGCGAGGTCGGTGTGCTGGCGGACGTCGAGAAGGACGGGTACGCCGCCGAGGGGGTCGCCGTCCTCGCCCCCGACGGCACCGTGCTCCACGCCCACGAGGAACTCCGGACCGGCGGCGACGACCTGCCCGCCCACATCGGCATGGGAATCGTTCAACGACGTCGACCCCGGTGTCTTCGTCGCGCCGCCGGTCTGATGCCGCGCGGGAAGGGCGGGCGGTGGCCGAGGTCCCCGCCCGCGCTTCGCGCGTGCCGCGGTCCGCTACGACAGCGGCATGACCGTGCGGTAGGCGAACACCGCGACCGTCGCGACCACGACGTGCATCAGCAGGAGCGCCACCACGCCGATCACGCCGCCGGCGCCGAAGAGCAGGAAGTCGGGGACGAAGGAGACGACGACAAGGATCGGGACCAGCCGACGGACGAGGGCCGCGGGGTCCTTGGACACCTTGCGGACGACGGCCCAGCCGAGCGCGCCGGCGACGGTCCCGACGGCGGTCAGGAAGATGTAGGAACCCGGCTCGAGCGGCTGGAAGTCGTCCGGCGCGCCCAGGGCCAGGGCGGCGAGCGCGAGCACCGCGTCCGCGACGGACGCCACCACGACGGCGGCGATCACCCCGGCCACGACGACGAGCGGACCTCGGCGGGCGGCGGCGGCTTCGGAGGCAACAGACATGGGGCACCCCAGGGGGACGGATCCTGCGGATCGCGAAACGCTTGAACTCTCAAGCACACCTCCACCCTCCCCGAATGTGTTTGAAGTTTCAAGCCCGTGTGCGACGGTCTTTTGAAGGTGACCTCGAAGGTGACCTCGAAGGTGACTTCGAAGGCGGGAAGAGGGCGTGGAGGGGTTCCGGCCTCAGGCCGCCGTGTAGCCGAGCTGGCGCCGCATGAACGGGGTCATGAGGGTCTTCGCCTTGGCGATGGTGGTGGTCCGGGTGCCGAGGACCGCGGTGTCACCGCCCGGCACGGGCACGACGGTCACCCCGTCGGAGGGGCCGAAGGGCACGATGAGCGGGGTGCGGTGGACCGCCCGGTAGAAGCGCGTCTTCTTGCTGTGCCGGCCCGAACTGCGCAGATAGGCGCCGATGTTGTGGGCGGCGGTCTCCGCCTGGGACAGGGCGGCGGGGGTGACCTTGAGCTCGCCGACGTCGTTCACGTCCCCGACCGCGAACACGTCCGGCCGCCCCACGACCCGGAGCATCTTGTCGACCTTGACGTGCCCGGTGCCGTTGAGCCAGTCGCCGTGCCCGGCCAGGCGCAGCCAGAGCGTGTTGGGGGTGGTGCCGGTCGCCCAGAAGGAGAGGTCGGCGGCGAGGACGGCGCCGCGGGCGTCGCGATAGGTGCCGAAGTCGTTCCCGGGGGAGATGAAGGACTCCAGCCGCACCTCCACATCGTGGGACTCCAGCCAGGCGCGGGCCCTGCGACCGGCGCGGGCGCTGCCCGTCGAGGTCAGCAGCTCCGGCCCGGAATGGGCGAGGGTGACCCGGGCGTCCGGGCGGGCCAGCCGGATCTCGGCGCCGAGTTCGACCCCGGAGGGCCCGCCGCCGACGACGAGGACGTGCTCGGCCACGGCGATCTTCCGCTGGTACTGACCGAACACCCTGGCCGCCTCCTCGGCGGTGCCGCCGCTGAAACGGGCCGGTTCGGGGTAGTCGGCCCCGGTGGCGATCACCAGGACGTCGTACGGCAGCCGCTCGCCCGCCGCGAGGACGACCTCCCGAGCGACCGGGTCGATCCGGACCGCCTTGCCCACGACCACCCGGCCGTGCCGCAGCAGGCGGTCGTAGGGGATGAAGGGGGTCACCGTCCACTCCGGGCGCACACCGGCGCGGAGCGAGGCGATGCGATGGAAGAAGACCTCCTTGCGGTCCACGAGTGTGACGTTCACCGTCGCGTCCAGGCGCTTCGCCAGACGGACGCCCGCGTAACCGCCGCCTATCACCACTACGTTGCCGTCTCGCACAACGGGTCTCCTGTGCTGCGTGGGGGGAATGAGCGCGAGCGTAGCCCCTTGAAACCTAAAGCACTTGGGGAGTTCGTGAAGGTTCGGTGAAGAGGTGCCGAGCCGTACGGCAGCTGTATCAGGCCGCCGTCCCCGGAACCGGCCCACTGGTCCCCCGTACCACCAACCGGGGATCCAACACCGCCTCCCGCCGGGGGAGTTCGGGACTCTCCAGCCGCTCCATGGCGAACCGCACGGCACGCTCCGCCATCAGCACCGCGTCCTGCCGGACGGTGGTCAGACCGATCGGCATCAGATGGGAGAGGTGGCTGTCGTCGTAGCCGACGACGGACACATCCCGCGGCACCTCCACACCGGCCCGCGCCAGGGACATCAACACCCCCATGGCACAGCGGTCGTTGCCCGCGAGGACCGCCGTCGGCAGCGGCAGCCCCCGGTCACGCTCCGCGAGCAGCAGCAGACCGGTCTCGATGCCCGACCGCTCGGTGTGCTCGCCGGGGATGACCCGCACCTCGGACGCCAGCCCGTGCCGGCGCATCGCCGCCCGGTAGGCACGCCGCCGGTCGACCGAACCGGGCCCACGGCCGCCGTCGATGTGCACGATCCGCCGGTGCCCCAGCCCGACGAGGTGGTCCATGGCCTGCCGTACACCCTCCCCCTCGGCGGAGTGCACGAAGTCGGCGCGCGCCCGGGGCGCCCCGCGGCCCACCGACACGGTGGCCACCCGCCGCCCCAGCTCGTCGAGATCGACGGCTCCCGCCTCGGAGCCGAGCACGATCAGCGCCTCGCAGCGGTGCCCGAGCAGCGCCTCCACGGCCTGGGCCTCGCTGCGCCCTTCGGCGGCGGCGGAGAGGAGCACGTCGTAGCCGAGCCGTTCCGCCTCCGGGTAGATCCCCTGGATGAGGTCCTTGTGGAAGGTCTGCTGCACGGCGAACATCACGCCGAGGGTGCGGCTGCGCCCCCGCGCCAGCAGCCGGGCCGCGTTGTCGGGCCGGTAACCGATCTCGTCGGCGACCTTCAGCACCCGCTCCCGGGTCTCCTCGCTCGCCCCCGGCTGGTTGCGGAACACGATCGAGACGAGCGCCCGCGAGACACCGGCCTGCGCCGCCACGTCCGCCATCGTGGGCCGCCGCCCGCCCGAAGCATCCACCCGTGATCCGCCCTCCGACGGGGCCCACCTCGGCGGGCCCGCCTGAAATCCCCCGGCAACAAGCTATTGACATGACATTTGGACAGGGGTCATCGTACTGGCACTAGAGCGCGCTAGTAGAGCGCGACAGGAACTCCTTCCCCGATAGCTCCCCGGTGGTTCCGGAGCGAAAGGACACCAAGCGTGATGTCGTTCGAAGTGCTGACCATGGGCCGGGTGGGAGTGGATGTGTATCCGCTCCAGACCGGGGTGGGGCTGGCCGAGGTCACCTCGTTCGGCAAGTACCTGGGCGGGAGCCCGACGAATGTCGCGGTGGCCGCGGCGCGGTACGGGCGTTCGGCGGCCGTGATCACGAAGACGGGCCGGGATCCGTTCGGTGCGTATGTGCGGGCGGCGCTGGCCGGGTACGGGGTCGACGCCCGGTATGTGGGGACCTCGGAGGTGGCGCCGACGCCGGTGACGTTCTGTGAGATCTTCCCGCCGGACGATTTCCCGCTGTACTTCTACCGCCTGCCGAAGGCCCCTGACCTGGACATCGCGGAGGGGGAGGTGGATCTGGGGGCGGTGCGCGCGGCGGCGGTCTTCTGGGTCACGGGGACGGGGCTGTGCGAGGAGCCGAGCCGGTCGGCGACGCTGGCGGCGCTTCAGGCGCGGGCCGGGGCCGGAGTGACGGTGTTCGATCTGGACTGGCGGCCGATGTTCTGGGGGGATCCGGCCGGGGCGCGGGCGCTGTACGCGGAGGCGTTGCGGCACAGCACGGTGGCGGTGGGCAATCTCGACGAGGTCGAGGTGGCGACGGGTGAGCGGGAGCCGTATGCGGCGGCGAAGGCGCTGCTGGCGGCGGGTGTGGAGCTGGCGGTGGTGAAGCAGGGCCCGCGTGGGGTGTTGGCGATGGGCCGGGACGGGGTCGCGGTGGAGGTGGCGCCGGTGCCGGTGGACGTGGTCAACGGACTCGGGGCCGGGGACGCGTTCGGGGGTGCGCTGTGTCATGGGCTGCTGTCGGGGTGGGATGTGCGGCGGACGGTGTCCTTCGCCAACGCCGCCGGGGCGATCGTCGCCGGGCGGCTGGCCTGTTCCGAGGCCATGCCGACCGAAGCCGAGGTCGACGCGAAGCTGGGTGAGGTGGCCCGTGCCGTCTGAGAGGCTGAGCCGGATCGTGTCGGCCCGGGTGAACGATCCCGGTGCGGTCGCGGCTGCCGCCGCCCGCCGGGTGAGGGCGACCTCGCTGCTGGGAGAGCACGGCAGGGCGATGATCATCGCCGCCGACCATCCCGCCCGGGGCGCCAACGGCGTCGGCGGCGACCCGAACGCCATGGCGGATCGTTTCGAGCTGCTGGACCGCATGTGCGTCGCGCTCGAACGCCCGGGCGTGACAGGCGTGTTGGCCACCGCCGACATCCTGGAAGACCTGCTGCTGCTCGGTGTGCTGGACGGCAAGAGCGTGTTCGGTTCGATGAACCGGGCGGGGCTCGCGGGGTCGGTGTTCGAGATCGACGACCGGTTCACCGGGTACGACGCGCCCACGATCGCCGAGATGGGCTTCGACGGCGGCAAGATGCTCACCCGGATCGCCCTCGGCGACCCGGCCACGCCCTCCGTCCTGGAGAACACCGCCCACGCCGTGGACGCCCTCAACGACCGTCGACTCATCGCGATGGTGGAGCCGTTCATCTCGGTCTGGCAGGACGGGAGGATCCGTAACGACCTGTCGACGGACGCGGTCGTCAAGTCGGTCACCATCGCCTCGGGCCTGGGCCGCCGCACCGCCTATACGTGGCTGAAGCTGCCCGTGGTCGACGGCATGGAACGTGTCCTCGCGGCCTCCACCCTGCCGGCGCTGCTGCTGGGCGGCGAGGTCAAGGACGCGGATGCCGCGTTCGCGTCCTGGGGCAAGGCGCTCAGGCAGCCGACCGCGCAGGGTCTGGTCGTGGGCCGCTCGCTGCTCTACCCCGCGGGCAAAGACGTCGCGGGCGCGGTGGACAAGGCGGTGAGCCTGCTGTGACCGGCAGATACCACCTCCCGGCCGGTTCGGCGG
It includes:
- a CDS encoding Cgl0159 family (beta/alpha)8-fold protein, which translates into the protein MPSERLSRIVSARVNDPGAVAAAAARRVRATSLLGEHGRAMIIAADHPARGANGVGGDPNAMADRFELLDRMCVALERPGVTGVLATADILEDLLLLGVLDGKSVFGSMNRAGLAGSVFEIDDRFTGYDAPTIAEMGFDGGKMLTRIALGDPATPSVLENTAHAVDALNDRRLIAMVEPFISVWQDGRIRNDLSTDAVVKSVTIASGLGRRTAYTWLKLPVVDGMERVLAASTLPALLLGGEVKDADAAFASWGKALRQPTAQGLVVGRSLLYPAGKDVAGAVDKAVSLL